One bacterium DNA segment encodes these proteins:
- a CDS encoding branched-chain amino acid transaminase, whose protein sequence is MEPTKYIWMDGEFIAWEQAQVHVLTHTLHYGAGAFEGERAYKTDRGPAIFRLGEHTERLFYSTGVIGLELPFTQEEINNATIELIRRNEVEHCYIRPLAFYGYGKMGLNPTGAPAQLMIACWPWGAYLPHEMVDLKVSSFIRIHPRSTVADAKICGHYVNSILAVRELIGTHYHEALFLDEHEQIAEGPGENFFIVKDGGLITPPAGTILQGITRATIMELAKAEGLPVTERVIPIQEALEADEAFYTGTAAEVTPIRSIDDKTIGSGEVGEITGMLKNQYLDIVSGRNPRYDHYLTYVNG, encoded by the coding sequence ATGGAACCAACGAAATATATCTGGATGGACGGAGAATTCATCGCCTGGGAGCAAGCGCAGGTTCATGTTCTCACCCACACGCTCCACTATGGGGCAGGTGCCTTTGAGGGAGAGAGGGCGTATAAGACGGACAGAGGCCCTGCAATATTTAGGCTCGGAGAGCATACCGAGCGGCTCTTTTATTCTACGGGTGTCATTGGGCTAGAACTGCCTTTTACTCAGGAAGAGATCAATAACGCGACCATTGAGCTCATAAGACGGAATGAAGTTGAGCATTGTTATATTCGACCGCTGGCCTTCTATGGCTATGGCAAAATGGGATTAAATCCAACTGGAGCGCCTGCCCAGCTCATGATCGCATGCTGGCCTTGGGGAGCGTATCTTCCTCATGAGATGGTTGATCTTAAGGTGAGCTCTTTTATCCGAATACATCCTCGCTCTACCGTTGCTGATGCAAAAATATGTGGTCACTACGTAAACAGTATTCTTGCAGTGCGGGAGCTTATTGGAACGCATTATCACGAGGCTCTTTTTCTTGATGAGCACGAGCAGATTGCAGAGGGTCCTGGAGAGAACTTCTTTATTGTGAAGGATGGCGGGCTTATTACTCCTCCAGCTGGAACAATTCTTCAAGGCATTACGAGAGCAACCATTATGGAACTTGCAAAAGCCGAAGGGCTACCAGTCACAGAGCGCGTAATTCCAATTCAAGAGGCGCTTGAGGCGGATGAGGCTTTTTATACGGGTACGGCTGCTGAGGTAACTCCAATACGCTCGATCGATGACAAGACCATCGGTAGTGGTGAAGTGGGAGAAATAACGGGTATGCTAAAAAACCAGTATCTGGATATCGTCTCTGGCAGAAATCCAAGATATGACCACTATTTGACGTACGTGAACGGCTAG